In the genome of Leopardus geoffroyi isolate Oge1 chromosome B1, O.geoffroyi_Oge1_pat1.0, whole genome shotgun sequence, the window AGCATCTGGTATACAGTAACCATGAAAAATTactactgggggcgcctgggtggctcagtcggttaagcgtctgactttggctcaggtcatgatctcgcgggtcgtgagttcgagccccaagtcgggctcagAGTCGAGCCCcaagtctgtgctgacagctcagagcctggagcctgcttcagattctgtgtctccctctctctctctgcccctcccccacctgcgctctctctcttgctctctcactctcataaataaataaacataaaaaaaaagtttaaaaaaattattgacaatCTCTACCCTTGCCAAAGTTGGGGAAGAAAAACTCCACACAAATCTAAgtagtttatctttttattcatacAAACAATACATACACAAGACTGTACATTGTTTGAAGACCGCAGTAATTTTCTAGTGTAACAACTCTGTAATAAAATTTAACTAAATGtaacatttatgaaaatataaatctctGATTGGGTAATTCTTCCCAACAATACAAAGTTTACATAAAAACATTCAATATGAGCTATCAGTTGCAAACAAGGTAGGAAAATCATTCAAGTCACTTGTTAAACTCTATTGGCTGTTACATAGAATATTCACACACTACATTTAATCCATCTAGGCATTTAATTCTTAGAAATGTGTGGCATGGTGGTCCAACTGATCATGACAGGAATAGGAATGTGTTGCCTCAGAAGGCAATTGACTCATCATATAATCAACTTCAGGTGATTTCTACGTGGACTGGGCCTTCTCTGGGCTACCCCCTTTCTGGCTGCTAGCTAGACCGGGAggaatatactgaaaaaaaagtctttcaccACGGAGTAGGGTGTTTATATCTGAATCCCATCTCTGTATGCTTATGtgtcaaactgctttccaaagtgaaaTGCAATGAGCTTGGATTCCCTGTGGATCAGATCACTGCTTCTCCCACTAGCAAAAACAGTCAAGACGTCCCTACCTTTTTTTCTCACACTGGTCCTCACCATTCCTTATATAACTACTAGAGCAGAAGCGATCACTACCTTTGTTTTGCCGTTTACAAAAACAGTATAGCAGAGAGGCTAAAGATCTGTCTAGGCATACGCGGCGAGTTCCTGGTAGAGCTGGGCTGACAGCGCGTCGTTTCCTTGGCCATTATCCTGCTGACACGCGTCACTGCTGTCACTTCCGAGCCAAACCAGACCCCCGCTACTGACAGACACCCTTCGCACAGTCGTCCGAGGACATGCCACGTGGAGgatatggaaggaagaaaatcactTTCCCTCTTTGGAgatgtgattattttcttttaaataagtgaagtcgtgtttaaaaagtatttgatacCATTTCACAGCTTCTGCTTTGAATGGGAGCGATTATAAAAGAGCCCCAAAGAGCCCTTGAGCAGAAAAAGGCTGACAGAGGGAGAAGCATACATAGAGTGTGGGGAAGTAAGAAAGTGATTACAAACAGGGACAATCAGGAACTTTTGGACACCCTTAAGATTTATGGAATATTTTAGCACAAAGACAGGCATATTCAGTTGTCCCCGAGTATTTGGTCATCTATCTGCGTTTTACACAGGAAAGAGGAGGAGTAAGAATAAGGCAAATGTCATCAGTGTTTCATAAGACGGCGTGTCGAGAAAGCTTTCTTTCTGGTAGGATTTACTGCAGGGATTTAGGAACTAGTGTATGCTTCCATAGAACTAACCGAGCAGCACAGGCTTGTGTTAGTACAAGGATGGAAATGAACAGATGTCTTGACCCAATCTGTGATGCCCTCTCTGTAATTCCTCTTTACATCTGGCACAAATAGGTATTCCAAAAAGACACGAGAAGATGGCGCGTCCTTATTCAATGTGTTCTCTTGCAGCCCAGGAAGTCGTTTAAAAATCGTTATGTTCCGTGACAGGGAAGCCCTTGCGTGCAACTGTCCGAGCTGTGTCTTAACGAAGACCGACTCTGCGTGTTCGGTAGCCCTAGGATAGTGGTTAACTTAGTGCTCGTGCTCAGTACAATTTGTGGCCCCACGTTTCACGGCCTTTCCCTTGGGACGCTGGGAGTACACTGGGGGCGTTTTGTTACGTTATTTTGCACCTCTGACTCCCATCCGCAGACTGGGTTTACACAGTTGTCAGGCTGGTAAAATGTAAGGAGAGATTAAGGCTCTGTTTACTTACGGCCACACAATCGTTGACGTTCACAGCTCCCAACGATTTCTGTAGAACGAACCCCAGTCCGAGCAGTCTGTTTATAGTTCTAGCCTCTGTCATCTGAACCCGTGGTGTGGGTTCTGCGGCTGCTTCCCACACAGccgatttaaaaaatattcccctGACTTTCAGTTGATGTAGCCGATTAAACACCATTTTGAGACATTCTCGGTCAAGACTTCATTCCCGGATTAAttttgacaccccccccccccaaaaaaaagagcaaactccAAACCAGTTCCACATTTCTGTGCCTTTGTCAAGCACGTCAACACCGGAACTTCAGTATCTGTCCCGTCTTTCAAGAAATGAGTAGTTTATCATTTGGGATACAGAAgatactttttccccccttttgtaTGTGTATCGTTCATGTCTGCTGAGCAGGAAAAGCGTTGTGTCAGTTGTCGGGGGCATAGCTGTGGCCCCTGGATTCCAGGGCGGAGCACCCGCGGTCACAGCAGGGATTGTGTTTCTTGGAGGGTGTCGCCTCATTGGGCTCAGTGGAGTCGCTCACCGTGATGGGACTGTCTCTGGCAAAGACCTCAGTAGACTCTCTCCATAAGCAATCCACAGACACTTTGAAACAGTAACTGCTACACTTCGGCCGGGAGGCCTGTGTCGCGTTGTTGAAAATCTGCCTGCTATTTGACGTGGCGATCTTGATTTTCAGTGCAGCATCCACACGGTCGACCACTGTGTATATCCCTATACTGCCATCATCAAAACCCACTATGATGTTCAGGTGCCTCTGTGAGAGGGCAAGAAAAGTTGGCGTTTTGTAAAGGGAACAAGCACCGATAATTTTGCCGTCAGCCAGTCTCATTACAATCAAACTGGATATCACGCCGTTCTCGTCCTCTTCCTCCCCGTTTCGGAAACAAATGTATACCAGGTAGCGACCATCTCGAGACAGCCTTTGCCGCCAGATGACCCCAGAGGCGTGAACCACCCGTAACTTACCGCTGTGTAAATCCAGTACGTTGATATTGTCGTCTCCCCTGGATATAATGCCTAGCTTTCCGTTGGGAGAAATTTCGAAATCCTCCAGATTTTTCAAGAAGTTGTTGGGAAGCTGCACACGGCGACAGATCACCTCATCGGTCAGACTCCAGATATTCACGGTCTCGGCCGATGTGATAAACACAATGATGTCAGGACAGTCAGGGATCAATTTAAAACTTACAATGGTCGTGCCGTCTTCACAACAAAATTTCTTGGTGATGCTTCCGGTCCAGAGACTGACCGCCAGCACTTTGCTTTTGGTCATTCCCACCACGAAGGTATTCGCTGAGGTGATAAAGGCATTCTGCAAAGTGGTCAAAATGTTGCAGACCCTGTGGCCTGTGGCCAGTCTCCAAACCCTGGAGGCATTTTCCTCACACAGAGAGACCACAAACTGGTCATTGTGTGTAATTAGCAGCTGAGATATTCTCTGCCCGTTAATTCGGAAGAGGTTTTCGCCACTGCTGGTGTGCCAGACATACTGGCTGCTTTTGTCATCTGAGGTCACCATTACATCTCCAGAGGATGTCAACACGCAGTGTTCGACTATTCCTTCATGCTTAAACACTGCTTCAAGGAACCCACTGCTGAAATTCCACTTATGGACACAATCAGAGCCATCGAGGGAATAAATGATTTCCCCTCTAGCAGGTAACACCAGGCTTTGGATGGGCTTCCCAGTCTTATCTATGTTGGACATAGCCGTGATTATATCTATATCCCAGATGGAAAGAACACCACTGGTTGATAAAGATAGCAGCATGTTGTGGTGACTAGATTTCACCAACTTGACAATGGTCCCTGAGATTTCCTGTAAGCTTGCCATACATTGTCCCGTGTCCCGCCTCCAAAAAAACACAGCTGAGGTATTTTCCATGGTCGCGATGATGCAGTCTCCATTCTTGGACAGCACAGCAGATATAAAGCGTTCATTGTGCTTAGCTCTGAACTTTTCAGCCACCTTCCACATGCCAGTATCTAAGAGCTCGATGCTGAGGGCTTTACAGATCAGAATTGCGTTTTGGTCCTCTGAAAGTTCTATGCTGACCACCTCGCTGTCTTCTCTTCTGCAGTCAAAGTCGTCAGTCAGCTGGGGACTGGAAATGTCCTCAGTATTCCAAACAGAAAGGCTTCCCTCACTATCCACCATTACCATTTCTTGAGCCGTGTCCAAGATAAGAAGAAACTTCACAAACCCACCGGAAAATTCAGATGTCACTGTACATAACTTTTCTCCACTCCCTAAATGAAATATGGTAGTGGTGTTCAGGTACTGTCCACAGAAAGCATACATGCCATCCAGAGAGCACTGGACACAGGTCACTTCGTACCAGCAGTGGAACTGGTAAAGGGGCCATCCGTAGAGCAGATCGATGACAGTGACATCTTTGCTGGCTTCAAGCCACGCAAGGGCGTGGTTCACCGACAGGGTAAATCCATTGATGTAGGTGGAGCCGCTTCCGTGCTTGGTCCCTTTGATTTCCACTTCAGACAGAAGACAAGAATTCACATTGTCATAAACCAACAAGGTGTTATTTGTCGTAGCCACCACAAGATACTTCTCGTCACTGGTGAGTTTCATGCCCAGGATGACAGACTGGGCTGTGGTGATTTGCCTGAGCAGCTGACGAGTTTCCACATCCCACGTGCTGATGGAACCATTTTCTAAAGCTGCAAGGACAGTACTCGGGTTACAGGTGGGCAGAATCTCGGTGACATGCAGGTGACTAGATGACAAAGGAAGACGCTCCGGGCTATATGTCACGTCCATGGATGAATGTAACGGCACAATGGAGCAATATTTGGGCCCGTCTTTGTCACATTCTAAAAGGAGGTGTCTAAGTTTGGGCAGGGAACTCACGACAGGCAGCAGTCTTTGCTGAAGCTCTGCTGAAAGGGAGCCCGGAAATGCAGTGACCTTGTTTTTGATGCCACGGAGAGTGCTCGCCAGGAACTTCAGCTCCTTCTCTTGAGAGTAGGTGTAAGCCAGCTCGATGTCTGAAAGCACTTTGTCGAACTGGCCGATTTTGATCATGGTGTAAAGCCAGCTGAAGTTCATGATGATTCCGTAAAGCAGGTCTTCGGTTTTTCCACACCTTGTCAGGTGGTGCAAGAGCTCAGACATTTTCCGATGATTGACGAAAAAGATGTCCGGCTCCAGGGGATTACACTGGAAAACCCAGGGCTGGTCTGGAGCCTGTCTGTCAAAGGAGGCCTGTTCCATGAAGTGCTTTTCTTCCTCCAGCAGGCTTCTGCTCTCCAAGTCAAGGCAGCCATTCAAGTAGGGGTCTTCGAGGCAGAAAGCTTTCCTCCTGCCCCCTGACCAGACTCCCAGGAAGTAGTCTGCCAGGATGGTGTGCATTTCACGCAGGTCACTGTCGTCCTGCAGATACAACTTCTGGGCTATGAGCTGCAGGTGTCTGTTGGCCCAGACCAGGAGTGTGACGTTCTTCACGTGTCTTTCTATCAAGTATCCGCTGAGACCCTCCTTGAGCCTCGCGATGTACAGATAAGGTACTCTCAGGGGATTGCTGGGCCTAGCGTTCTCATTGAGCTCATTCATGACACTGTTGTCTAGGGCCAACACATCCTCCAGTTCCATTTCACTCAAACCCATTTTGGCCATGGTGATGTAACCAAGAGCCCTAGAGACCAGTTTCTGACCACACTTCTTTTCCAAGGACCAGAATAGCTGCTCAATACTTTCATGAACGGTGACACAGAGGGAGGACTCATCGACGTCTTTATGCGATCTCCAATGCCTCACCTCCCTGAAGGTCAGGTTCACAAACATGGGCAGCGTGCACTTGGAGAATGCGTTGTTCACATAAATCTGCTGGCCTGATGTGACCTTCCTTTTGACCCGCAGCAGCTGGTGTTTGAGGACCTGGCTGCACATCTTCCTGTCCCGGGGAATCAGCTCGATGTAGTTGGCTTCTTCGTGGATAAGGCACCTCAGTTTCTGTAAGATTCCATGTCTATTGGGCAGTGTGGACAGGACTATTCGAACAAAGCGGGGAAGGTGAGCTGGGAGCCACCAAAGCTTCCTGGCCTCATCGCCCTCTGAGAGCTGCTCTAGGGCATCGAATATTATTACTAGAGGTCTCTGCAATGAAGACTCATTCAAAAGGTTTATAAATAAGTCACGAAGGTCATGGATTTTCTTAGGATAGCTTTGAACCAGACACCGGTAGTTAACTGCCAATTGTTCACAAACGCTTAGAAGGAGAGTCTTAAGGTCAGTACTCATGTCTGTGGTTCCTAGAAATCTCACGACGACTACTGGGTCAGATTCTGGTCCTGTGTCTTCATGTAGCCAGCCATAAGCCTAAAACGTAAAGGTAGTGTTTAGAATGgtaatatatattcacatatatgtacacGTATAACACGTACAACAGCATTTCCTCTCTCCAGAGGTCAGACTGCTGGTAACCCTGACCATGCAGAGAGTGGCTTAGAACCAGGAAACCTTCTGAGAAGATCAAAGAGCTGTCACAAAGCTCATGCACTAAAATCTATAGGTGAGACCCTCAGGATCACTGTACTGAAGGTAATAAAATAGTGATAAAAGTATTATTCAATCACAAGGCAGCACTTAGCTTGTATTGTAAAAGTAACAAAGTATTTCACAAACAAAATCTGCATATCCAGTATGGTCAGTTTTTTCATCACTGAATCCTATTTCCTGGAATGGTtgttggcacacagtaggtgcttagtatttgttcaatgaatagaTTAAGTAGTGATTTACACATTATATTGCATCGGATATTTTCATTAATTGAGATCACATATGGCTGATCAAATTCCTAGTTAATTAGAATgcagtaaaaataataagatactgaATATAATCTTACATGATTCAGAGATAGAGGGTCATCTTTATGATTATTTATCACTGTCATAAAAAtctatataggggcgcctgggtggctcagtcagttgggcggccggcttcagctcaggtcatgatctcgcagtctgtgggtttgagccccgcgtcaggctctgtgctggcagctcagagcctggagcctgcttccgattctgtgtctccctccctctctgcccctcccttgcttgctctctgtctctttctcaaataataaacattaaatctaTATAATGCTggctaaaattttgttaaattttgcatttttataacaGCTTACCATATATAAACGGTCAGTTATCAGCCCTAGCATTATGTCTCTGTAGGATAGATGGATTATAGTATCATTTTACAGCAGAGTAAACTGAGGCGCAGACTGTAGAAATGACTTGCTCAGAGTTAAATGGTTACCAAGAGACAAAGctggagttatttatttttttctcttgaaattgtAGAGTTAAGGAGATAACATACATAAGGGGGCTGCTAAGTTTAGTATTTCTCTGTCTGGAAAGGCAAAGACAAGAAGGGATATGATCAAAGTGTAAAACAGATTCCAAAGTCTATTTTTAGGGAAATAATGTCTTTTAGTAACCCTTGGAATTTACAAAGGATACTCCTTaggaaacatattttataaatgagtaagTAAGTTTATGAAACTTGGTTCCTCAAGATATATAgttcaaggcacctgggtggttcagtcagttaagcgtccgacttcagctccaggtcatgatctcatgagtttgagccccacacccagctctgTGGGTTGTGCagtgatagtgtggagcctgcttgggattctctccctctccctctctctctgcccctcccctacttgctctctctttctctgtctcaaaaataaataaataaatttaggggggaaaaaaagatctagTTCAGGTTAAGGTATGAGTAAgtttggaaaaaagtatggatGCAGTTTCAGCATGAGCTATTCAGGAAAAGAAGCAGTTTATTGTTTAGCCCCAACCTTTGAGGTTGATATGGAGGAAGATAATCCTGCCGTCCTACTACAACTGTCCTTCAGTGGCAAATCAGAGAACGTGGTATTTTGTCCCTCCGTGGATTGCTTATGATGATTATGTGCATTGTCCTCTCTCCTGCTAGTCATGCATTGTTGAGAGTATGATATCTGTAGAGAGTGCCTCTCTGATCATGAGCTTGTGTCCATGGAAATGTTAGGCATGTAGGAGATAATCTCAAGATAAACACAAGATGTCTGTCTGCATCCTGACAAGGGACATGAAGTCACAAATAGAGCACAGGTTGTCATTGGCGGGGCAGACATTCCCCAGGAGAGAGGCGAGTGGAGCAGAGGCAGTGGACGTAGAAACAGGTAAGGCTTCTTGTGCCAGGGTCCTGGACTGTGAGTAGACACACTGGTGGCTGAACAAAACGTCCAGAAGAATGAGAGCTCAGAAAACCATttctgagcacctgggtggtgcagttggtttagtgtccaactttggctcaggtcatggtcttgtggttcgtgggttcaagtcttgcatcgtgctctgtgctgacagctcagaccctggagcctgctttggattctgtgtctcctctctttctgcccctcccctacttgctctctctctctctctctctcaaaaataaataaacattaaaaacaaaacaagacatttCTCAAGTTGACCAACTCAACTGTCACCACACTCTGCCCCTGGGGGGACTGTTTATCTCTACAGGCGCATCAGCACATGCTTCACAGTTCTTTACCTCCTGGGCTACAGCACGCACAGTTGCATCCCATGCACATTTAATATAGTCGAGTCCAACAACATTTGTCCCTTCAACCACCTCACCCTTCCCTCTTCCAGAGTAAGAGCCCTCAAGTGAACGTGAAATGGTGTACATGGTTGTTTTCTCCTTGGATTTCAGCTCCTATGTGCTCCTTGTAGCATTGCTGTCTTGCTTGCTTAGAACAACTCTAAAGTTTGAAGGTTCACATACAAATTAGTATtcaaacatacatgcacacaaaactTACTTTGACACAGCATGGGTCTTAAATGCAAGCCTGCCACTGCTTTCGGTGTTCAATTAGAAAAGAGCTATGTCATTTAACACTAGAGGAAAAACCAGCAGCTGGGCTTGGCATATTAAGAAATGGCAAATTAACTTTcctaagtgcttttaaaaaaaatgttcatttattttgagagagattgagagggagggTGTGTGCGGATGagctgggagagggagaaagagaacccttaGCAGGTGCCACGCTGTGAGcgggagcctgactcagggctcgatctcatctgagatcatgtcctgagaccaagtcaaaagttggacacttaaaccactgagcctcccaggcgctccTCCTGAGGACTTTTTAAGAGTAAGCTCATGCACCTGATTTTTGCCAGCGTGCTTACTCAGGAACCTAATCTCGATATAAGTTGGAACACAACTGTCCCCGCTCTTGTCCTCAAGATGACCTGCCTGAGATTGTGTAGCATGTGACAGATGACAAGGGTGTTTTGTGAAGGTGAAGGAAGCTGTGTTCTCGGGAGAGTAACCACAGGAACGACAGTATAGGGATGCTGAAGTAATGCCAGGATAACGTAGACCATCAGGCTTGGAGAGCAAGTGCACAGGAGCTCAAAATGGAACTAGTTTCGTCCAGTTTAGACTGACATGCCAAGACAATAGACACCGCATTCCAGAGTGAGCTTCCAGACCATCATGCAAGATTTGTAAGGGACTTGTGAAAACCAGTTTTGCTGCCTTTAGTGGACTACTCACCTTCAGCCTAAAGAGGCGTTTCAAGAGGCCAAGAAAAACAGTGGAGGTTAGGGTGCTGGGGGGCATATCTATGACCACTCACTCCCAAAGGGGAGGGCTGAGAGATGTCCCCGCTTCTCGCCCAGGGAAAGGGGCAGTGATGAACCACTTATGGGGTGTCCCCCAGAGCTGAGGAGACAGATGTCATCAGACGCCTGAGAAATATGGAGGTTGACCGACAAGACTGGCTAGCTGCTGGGATGGAGGAGTGATGGAGAGCTGCTGTATTGCAACTAGAGTTTCACAGGCGAAAAGTACCTGCGTGTCCCCCATGGGTCAGATATGGGCCACTGGCAAGACTGAGCTGACAGAGGTTTTGTTTGGTTCTGTTTGCCCCAGGTCTTGTCCAAGGGAGCTTACTGGGCCATGGACCTTGGCAGAAAGGTATTAGAAGTGTGGCTGCATGTCCAGGAGCCATGGAAGTGaccagctggaaaaaaaatgcatcatcCTGTGTTTAGGGAACTGTAGGTAAGATGCTCAGCGAGTACAGGTCAAGGGATGTGGGAGGGAAAGGACATCCAGGAAACTAGAagaaggcctcagaagaaataGGAGGCAGCTTTGTAAGCACCTGCCAAGACTAGAGAGGGTGGACCCCGATATTCAGAACAGTACTGGTCACGTAAGAACTTTCTGGCCACCTTACCTTTCTTATATCCCTGAAGCCACAACCCTATAGGAGTCACAGCCCTACAAGGGTCTAGTGCTTGAGGTTAGGGATGGAGGGGAAGAAGTACTATGTGGTGAAAGAAGGAGGAGACGATCACATCCCCACTTCCCACAGCAGGTGCCATGCTTACAGTGAGCCCCAGCTGCGGGAGAGAAATATAAACTCAAGTTTTAATTATCACCTTAGACTGGACATATTTAATTTCTGGACTGAGAATGACTCAGTGTCCAGAGTGACTGGAGGGCTTGTCTGTGGTGATAGAGCTGAGAGGAGCTGTGATATCTGCCCTGGTTTCCATCCAAATGGGAATGAGCCCCACAACATGAGTTtgaccaaagagagaaaaaaatgaagctgttGTCTAACTGCACCCGATGTGCCTTATTCTTTCACTCTGACTGTTACACCAGCATAAGAGAGACACTGAAGTATCCATTCCACAAAGACGaataaaaattcacagaaaatggaaatgaccgTGATCAACTTATCTTCTCTGCAAAGTAAAAGATTGTTACAAACAAGCAGGTGAAAGAATAGGCTTTTACCTTCTTTGCCACCTCAGCCAGCAGGAGGGTCTTCCCGGTACATGGTCCGCCGTATATGACGAGAGGGTTGATGTGCCCAGTTTTGCTCGGAAGAACATATTTATGCACTATGTTGAGAGACTCACATTTGTACTCATAGAAGGAGGCGTATGTCTTACATAATGACGAATGCTGGAGGATTTCATCGTAGAGCGTGTCAGTTTCGGTGTCAAAATTCTGTTGAACGGTTGCCTGAATTATATCGATCATGTCCTCATAAAATTGCTTACCGAGTCCTTCTATgtaatgattttctatttcttgggaATATCCCAGTTTCATGTCGCAATGAGTAACCGATGTGTACACTCTCAGATTAGATGACGCAACAATGGTAGGAATAAATTCATCCCTGAGTTTTATCAGCTTCTCTTGGGCTTCTGCATCCCGCATAATCCTTGGTTCTGCTCCAGTTATATCCATGTACTTTCCCATCTCTGGGATTTTCACAAAACGTTCAATGTTAGCAATTTTCCGAATGTAGCAGACACACTTCTTTAGGAATGCTGGAGTTTGCTTTCCTAGAGCAAAGTCAAACTCGTCCTCTATCGCTGAAAGAAAACATGGCACGGGGTTTATTGTCTAGAGCAAAGGAGCGGTGGGCCTGCATCCCCAGTACTTATCTCTCTAGTTGCTGGGGGAGACTATTTAGCTTGCAGTGTGGAGCAGAGTTGTCTGTAGATTACTCTCCTGACTCCTTAATTTCCTATCTGCCTTTTCCTAAACAGCTGGgaacctaggggtgcctggatggctctgtcggttaagcgtctgacttcagctcaggccatggtctcacagtctgagagttcaagccctgcatcgggctctgcgctggcagtgtggagcctgcttcagctcctttctctccctctctttgcccctcccccttgtgcgcacacacacgtgcatgtgctctctctctctctctctctctctcaaaaaataagtaaataaataaacctggggaaaaaaaaccaaaccagccAGGAAACCGGGACACTGTGGGTTTGGCTTAAAGTTATTTAATTGCCTTCCCAGAGAAGTTGAACATaagcatgaaaaagaaagggTACCAAGTTTATGGTTGATTCTTTTAAGTTCCTGTTCAGCTTCTCTGACCTCAGGGGTTCTAATAGCGAAGAGCAGGGACATGTGGAGCCAGGCAGGAATGAGGAAGAGGCCAAATGACACATCCAGTTTCCTTTTTGCTTGTCAGTGTCTCCTTTACAATGTGGCTTCACCATTGTGTTTGGGGTGCATTGTACCCCAGACAGGTATGTGTAAATACTAGTATAAGAGCATGTTCAGCATATAATCATGTTCTGATTATGGATCAATATGAATTACCCATATCACTGTAGATTCCATTATATCCATTGGAGCAGGTACAGAAAAGGGACTTAgtgtgtacatttatttatttgaaaataaaccgGGTTATGGCTTACAATACGCTTACaagtaaatacacattataaATCACTGAGGCCCCATAGCAACATTTAAAACTGGAGCATTAGTAACAAAAACATCCCTTGTGCATGATTTttagggaggaaaataaaaagaaatgaaataattaaaccAATGGCAATGAACTTTGAGGCAAGTAATCTTTTAAAactggctccctccccaccctcctctgctttccttcATCCAGTTGGTCTTaactgagtgtctactatgtgccaggtgtgCTGCGAGCTGCTCAGGATACAGTGCTGAGAGAAAACAGACAATGCTGAGAGAAAAAGCCATTATGGCGTTTACAGTCTAGTAGAGGTTGGTGGACTTGAATCATTGAATCCCacaaagaaatgttttatgaCTTTTTTAGTCTTGTGAAGGAGAATAATATGGTACAATAAGAGCAAACCATTAGGGGGCTACCCTACTTAGAGaatcagggaagccttccttaAGGAGGTGACTACTAGGCTATGATCTGATGGAAGAATTGGGGTTTGGGGTGGGCCATGAATATGCAGGGTGCGGGTGgccagaaactgaaaatattctgggacgccttggtggctcagttgattaagcatctgactttggctcaggtcatgatctctcacagttcatgagtttgagccctgcatcaggctctgcactga includes:
- the NWD2 gene encoding NACHT and WD repeat domain-containing protein 2 isoform X1, producing MWPAGAGTRLPCPRDSALRRAAFSGNLNALPSHLVPAGRSVRVFISANPEDTGAERQALRENVYPKLREFCRENYGLEFQVIDLYWGIDEDEWDSPELQKTRMKQLEECLKTSAGPCFVGLLGEKYGNIRIPGEVEASEFEMILDAAIEAKLETKLLEEWYCRDENSVPAAYYLRPKSEMLQSNKNAMQPSAKANNEKTWQEISDEIKKIFKAAVKLLHEKGKMKYSQAKRYLFSAIEDEFDFALGKQTPAFLKKCVCYIRKIANIERFVKIPEMGKYMDITGAEPRIMRDAEAQEKLIKLRDEFIPTIVASSNLRVYTSVTHCDMKLGYSQEIENHYIEGLGKQFYEDMIDIIQATVQQNFDTETDTLYDEILQHSSLCKTYASFYEYKCESLNIVHKYVLPSKTGHINPLVIYGGPCTGKTLLLAEVAKKAYGWLHEDTGPESDPVVVVRFLGTTDMSTDLKTLLLSVCEQLAVNYRCLVQSYPKKIHDLRDLFINLLNESSLQRPLVIIFDALEQLSEGDEARKLWWLPAHLPRFVRIVLSTLPNRHGILQKLRCLIHEEANYIELIPRDRKMCSQVLKHQLLRVKRKVTSGQQIYVNNAFSKCTLPMFVNLTFREVRHWRSHKDVDESSLCVTVHESIEQLFWSLEKKCGQKLVSRALGYITMAKMGLSEMELEDVLALDNSVMNELNENARPSNPLRVPYLYIARLKEGLSGYLIERHVKNVTLLVWANRHLQLIAQKLYLQDDSDLREMHTILADYFLGVWSGGRRKAFCLEDPYLNGCLDLESRSLLEEEKHFMEQASFDRQAPDQPWVFQCNPLEPDIFFVNHRKMSELLHHLTRCGKTEDLLYGIIMNFSWLYTMIKIGQFDKVLSDIELAYTYSQEKELKFLASTLRGIKNKVTAFPGSLSAELQQRLLPVVSSLPKLRHLLLECDKDGPKYCSIVPLHSSMDVTYSPERLPLSSSHLHVTEILPTCNPSTVLAALENGSISTWDVETRQLLRQITTAQSVILGMKLTSDEKYLVVATTNNTLLVYDNVNSCLLSEVEIKGTKHGSGSTYINGFTLSVNHALAWLEASKDVTVIDLLYGWPLYQFHCWYEVTCVQCSLDGMYAFCGQYLNTTTIFHLGSGEKLCTVTSEFSGGFVKFLLILDTAQEMVMVDSEGSLSVWNTEDISSPQLTDDFDCRREDSEVVSIELSEDQNAILICKALSIELLDTGMWKVAEKFRAKHNERFISAVLSKNGDCIIATMENTSAVFFWRRDTGQCMASLQEISGTIVKLVKSSHHNMLLSLSTSGVLSIWDIDIITAMSNIDKTGKPIQSLVLPARGEIIYSLDGSDCVHKWNFSSGFLEAVFKHEGIVEHCVLTSSGDVMVTSDDKSSQYVWHTSSGENLFRINGQRISQLLITHNDQFVVSLCEENASRVWRLATGHRVCNILTTLQNAFITSANTFVVGMTKSKVLAVSLWTGSITKKFCCEDGTTIVSFKLIPDCPDIIVFITSAETVNIWSLTDEVICRRVQLPNNFLKNLEDFEISPNGKLGIISRGDDNINVLDLHSGKLRVVHASGVIWRQRLSRDGRYLVYICFRNGEEEDENGVISSLIVMRLADGKIIGACSLYKTPTFLALSQRHLNIIVGFDDGSIGIYTVVDRVDAALKIKIATSNSRQIFNNATQASRPKCSSYCFKVSVDCLWRESTEVFARDSPITVSDSTEPNEATPSKKHNPCCDRGCSALESRGHSYAPDN